From Paenibacillus sp. PvR098:
ATCTCGGCAAGCTTCTGGATCCGCTGGCCGACAAGCTCTTGGTATCCGCGGTTCTTGTTTCTTTGGTGGAGATGGATAAGCTTGGCGCATGGATCGTGATCGTGATCATCAGCCGTGAGTTTGCCGTAACAGGGCTTCGCCAAATCGCGCTGCTGGAAGGCGTCGTCATGGCGGCAAGCAAGTGGGGGAAATGGAAGACCGCTGCGCAAATTACCGCGATTATCGCGCTGCTGCTTAACAATTTTCCATTCGCCTTCATCAACTTTCCGTTTGACGTTATCACCAGTTGGATCGCCGCTATTATTACGGTCTATTCGGGCATTGATTATTTTATTAAAAACAAGCATGTCATTAACTTTAATGAAC
This genomic window contains:
- the pgsA gene encoding CDP-diacylglycerol--glycerol-3-phosphate 3-phosphatidyltransferase; this translates as MNLANRITLARIFLVPIIMFFLLVNVKFPHIRIEQFSITYNQIIAALIFIIAASTDSLDGYIARKRKLVTNLGKLLDPLADKLLVSAVLVSLVEMDKLGAWIVIVIISREFAVTGLRQIALLEGVVMAASKWGKWKTAAQITAIIALLLNNFPFAFINFPFDVITSWIAAIITVYSGIDYFIKNKHVINFNEQKQ